The segment ACCATTCGGCGTTGTCCAAAATGATCATTCCACCGGGAGCAATGATGTCGATCGCAGTACGTGCCGACCGATACCGTTCGGCGCCGTCGACGACAACAACGTCAAATCGACGCGGCGCCAATATTTTGGGGGTTTGCGAGTATCGATGGCCGTCGGCCTCGTGAAAAAGGGTCACATTTTCTGGCACACGTCCCTTCAAGGACTCGTACCACCCTGCATCGAACTCAACGCTTACGACTTTGCGGGCACGAGCTGCCCAAAACATGGTTGATGCACCTGCCCCGAACTCGAAAACGTCTTTCTCAGCGAAATCTAGACCGTTGAGGTACTCAATAAGAGGATACGTAAGCCACGGCTGGAAATTCCCATTGCCATCTATAGGCATGCCGTCAATTCGCCGCGTGTGGCCGTGCTCGCCGAAGAATATCTTCTGCAGTCGAGCAGTCACCAGCATTCGCCGCGGTACAACTTTCCGAATAAGGTCGGTGATCAACAAGGTAGTCCCCTCAAGCAATCTGAGTGCGGAATTGTACGCTGGCGACAGCGGTAAGGCATACGTACCTCGGACCTCTCAGTCCATGCAGGAAACTTGAATGCCAGATGAATCTGGCGAATTGTTTTCGACGCCCCAGTACCATTCGACACCGTTTTGGGCGAGTGGGACAACGCCGGAGTTGTTGTTGGGACCGTTGACACCAAAAGCCCAGCAGAACTTGAACCAACCCAGCCCAACGTTCGTCCAATTCGTGTTGTAGTACGGCCCCATGTTGTACCATCGGGTGAATCCGCCTGGTGGCACCCAAACACCGGATTGGCAAGGCGATGCTCGGCACATCCTGAAGCGTCGTTGCTGAATCAACGAAGTCGTTTGGAAGGGATCGTTCCTGCGTGAATCGGCTGACCGGACAGGCGGACTTACAGCGGATCGATCAGCACTGCGTGGCCATTCTCTTCGTATTCGAACAGCGGCGTCGGAGTGGGTGGTTTCCTGGAGTCGCGGACCATGCTGACCAGTTCGCGCAGCAGCACATCCCGGGCTCGGGCTGCGACTTCATCCGCGTCCGTGCCCTCGAGCCGGAGGTGCGCAAAGTCCATGAACTGCAACGTCACGCGTTGCTCGTCCCTTTCGATCATGGCCGGATACGGCACGATGGCTTGCGAGATGACACGCTTGCCGCGGTGAAGCATCTTCCTCCCGTCCAGCTTGGCGACCATGTTGGACGCTTTCAGGTGCGTGTACCGCTTCAGCATCTGCATCGACTTGTGGCCGCTGATGGTCGCGATCTCCATCATGTCGAGCGTACCGAGCTCAAACAGTCGCGACACTGCCTCGTGTCGAAGGTCATGGAAATGCAAGTCATCGATTTCAAGACGCTGAACAAGCGTTCTCCAGGCGCTCTTGAAACCGTCGGACGTGTATTTGAAAATGCGGCCCTCCGGTTTCGTTCCGAGGCGCGTCAGCACATCCATGGCTCTCATCGAAAGCGGCACGTCGCGTTTCGATCCATTCTTGGTCAGCGGCAAATGGGCGATTCGCGTGCGCAAGTTGATGTTTTCCCATTGGAGATTGAGCAACTCGCCTTGCCGCATCGCGGTCTCGATCGCCAGCACGATCAATGCATGGATTTCGATGTTCCGATGCGCGGCGGCAGCACGAAGCAGTCGACGTTCTTCACCGAAGCTGACCCGCCGGTCCCGTCCGGGCGGGAGCTTGGGCTTGCGCACGCGCGATACGGGATTGTCCTTGCAGATGCCCCACTCGATGATGGCAATGTTGAACAAGTCCCTGAGCAACGCCAGTTCGAGTCGCACCGTGTTGGGTGCGATGGGGCGGTTCGTGTTGCGGGAGGGCGACGAGAGGCGAATATCCCGGTAATTCGCGATATCCACCGTCGTCAATTCGGAAAGCACCTTCTCCCCGACGAAGCTCTTTGCAATCGTCGACGCGCGATACATTTCCTGCTTGTATCCCCGCTTCTCGATGGAGACGCTCTTTGTGTATTGGGCCAGCGCATCGCGTACGGTAATCGACGGAGAAGGCTTGAAGATGAGGCGACTTTCAATCAATTTTCGATCTCTAACTGCGCGCGATTATTCATGGGAGGCTTGTGCCTGGTGATTTGCCTCGAGAGTCAGTTCGACTGGGGCAATCAAATCGACCAATGGAACATCCAGGCTCCGCGCCAGTGCGAGCAAGGTGTCGAGAGTCGGGGAGCGAAGCCCGCGTTCAAGCAGCGAAATGTAGGTGCGGTCCAGATCCGTCGCCTTCGCGAGGGCGTACTGAGACAGGCCGCGGTCGTTGCGCAGCTTGCGCAGCGTCGCGGCAAATGCAATGTTGGCTTGGCTTTTCAAGATTCCGGCCCCTCGATCAGGGCCAAAATTCTCGACATGTAGACAATAGTCATCAGCAGACTATAGTCCGAATTTTGTAACCGGTGCGGCGGCCGCGGTGCATTGAACTATCGCACCCGATGCCCTCGCAGCCGTGCCGAAACCGCGTCTCGCCGACGTCGAGCGCCGCGACAGGCGCGCTCCAATCCTGCTAGCGCGGCTGCGCTCGGAGATGGCAACATTCTTCCGCCTGTGCTAAATTTCGTATCATTGTAACGATACACATATCGGAGCTCACCATGTCGCTTGCTGCATCAGCTTATCGAGAGCGTGCAAAGCGCCTGATCCCGCGCCTCGACGCATGTTACGGCCGGATCGACGAAGGGAGTGTGATCCGGTCGCACGCCATGGTCTACGCCGCCTTCCTGTCGGATTTCGTGGCCGGCCGTCTCGACGCCGACCATCCCGAGACCGTTGGCATGCTCGGATTGGCGGGTGAATTCTGCGAGCTGGTCGAGCAGGAATATCCGGCGGTGAACTAAAGGGGCGGCGATGACCGATTTTGAGCGAAAGGCACAGGGCATTTTTGCCCGATTCACGGAAAAACTCGCCAAGGTCGACCTTCGGGCGGCTGTCGCGACGCCCACGGTCGTTGGCGCGGTGACGGCGACGGCGGACACGAATGTGAAGGAAGGCGAGCTCGCGCCGCCTCCGGCCTCAGCCGGAAACATGCAAGCCCGGGGCGCGCGACAGATGTTCGCGGCGTCACTCCTGAGCGCAGCGTCGATCACGCTCGCACGAGGATTCGAGCGAATCAAAGCGGCCTTTCACGAAAAGGGCGAGCAACAGCGCGTCGAGGCGACGAAGGAATTGATCGCCGATGCGCCGGTGCACGAGGACGGCCACTATGCGTGGGCACGCGAGCGTACGGCGGGTCGCGCCAACGAACAGGATTGGCGGAGCCGGTTCGATACGCAGATGCGCGAGCCCCCCGGCACCGTCGAAATGTTGCGCCGAGTTGCGTTGGCACATCAAGTCAACGTGCGCGACCTCGAAATTCGGGGCAACGAAGTCGTACTGAACACGCCCCGCGGCCGCTTCTCGGCGCCCGAGTCGAATGACGCGTCGCCCTACTTCCGGCCGATCTGTCGGATCGATTCCCCGTTCTGGCGGGAAACGGAGCGGCAGGTTTACATCCTCAACCGCTATGCGCGTGCGCACGACCTGCATGCGCAGGCGCTTTACGTCCGAAACGGCGTGGTGTTCGAAGAGAACCCGGAATCGTTCGTGGATCGACAGGTGTGCAACGTCGATTCGATCGGATGGGACGCGGCGCACCGCGCACTGATCGATGAAGAACTGGGGCATCGCTCGCCGCATGACCTGGTCGAGCACAAGCAGATGGAACGCGACATGCACGGATCCGAAGGCACGCCGCCAAACGATCGCGCGCGAGTTCGATTCACATGAACGGCTACCTCGTCAGGCAGCGCGGAATCCACTGCGGCAAGCCACGCGTACTTGAACGCACGCCGGCGGCACCCGCCCCGAACAGCGAGGCGCGGCTGGCGATATTCGACGGAATAGCCGAAGGAGTCACGAAATGTTGAGCGTGCTGGTCGCTGCCTCCGATCCGGTG is part of the Burkholderia ubonensis subsp. mesacidophila genome and harbors:
- a CDS encoding O-methyltransferase; amino-acid sequence: MLITDLIRKVVPRRMLVTARLQKIFFGEHGHTRRIDGMPIDGNGNFQPWLTYPLIEYLNGLDFAEKDVFEFGAGASTMFWAARARKVVSVEFDAGWYESLKGRVPENVTLFHEADGHRYSQTPKILAPRRFDVVVVDGAERYRSARTAIDIIAPGGMIILDNAEWYPRTADLLADAGFIEIRFSGFSPINAFASTSSVFLSRDFSFPRACAARTPPRGGKALPNGALDDGN
- a CDS encoding site-specific integrase — encoded protein: MIESRLIFKPSPSITVRDALAQYTKSVSIEKRGYKQEMYRASTIAKSFVGEKVLSELTTVDIANYRDIRLSSPSRNTNRPIAPNTVRLELALLRDLFNIAIIEWGICKDNPVSRVRKPKLPPGRDRRVSFGEERRLLRAAAAHRNIEIHALIVLAIETAMRQGELLNLQWENINLRTRIAHLPLTKNGSKRDVPLSMRAMDVLTRLGTKPEGRIFKYTSDGFKSAWRTLVQRLEIDDLHFHDLRHEAVSRLFELGTLDMMEIATISGHKSMQMLKRYTHLKASNMVAKLDGRKMLHRGKRVISQAIVPYPAMIERDEQRVTLQFMDFAHLRLEGTDADEVAARARDVLLRELVSMVRDSRKPPTPTPLFEYEENGHAVLIDPL
- a CDS encoding helix-turn-helix domain-containing protein; its protein translation is MKSQANIAFAATLRKLRNDRGLSQYALAKATDLDRTYISLLERGLRSPTLDTLLALARSLDVPLVDLIAPVELTLEANHQAQASHE